In Alkaliphilus flagellatus, one DNA window encodes the following:
- a CDS encoding PadR family transcriptional regulator, whose translation MNKEMLKGTIDILILSVLSNGDNYGYEISRIIKMKTEGAFEILEATMYLALKRLESQKAIDFYWGDESGGGRRKYFKITELGKEQLFQLINDWKETVQVVGKFI comes from the coding sequence ATGAATAAGGAAATGTTGAAGGGTACTATTGACATACTTATTTTAAGTGTATTAAGTAATGGTGATAATTATGGTTATGAAATATCAAGAATAATAAAAATGAAAACGGAGGGTGCCTTTGAAATCCTGGAGGCTACCATGTATCTGGCGCTAAAAAGGCTGGAAAGTCAAAAAGCTATTGATTTTTATTGGGGAGATGAATCCGGTGGTGGCCGTAGGAAATATTTCAAGATAACCGAACTAGGAAAAGAGCAGTTGTTTCAGTTAATTAATGACTGGAAAGAAACAGTCCAGGTAGTTGGAAAATTTATTTAG
- a CDS encoding DedA family protein codes for MQEFILEIINKFGYLGVFLLITVENLFPPIPSEIILTFSGFATTISDMKIWTSVVSATLGSVLGAIILYMIGRLLNMERLERLFDSRLGRALHLKKEDVRKAESWFGKYDKKAIFFCRFVPIARSLISIPAGMSNMSLKPFIFLTSIGTFIWNVMLIYLGRLAGETWGIVASYMDFYSMFIVVVLGLTALISRYEFIKKRFTVNVTNL; via the coding sequence ATGCAAGAATTTATTTTAGAGATCATAAATAAGTTTGGGTATTTAGGAGTTTTTCTTTTAATTACTGTTGAAAATTTATTCCCTCCCATACCTTCAGAGATAATTTTAACCTTTAGTGGTTTTGCAACTACAATTAGTGACATGAAGATATGGACAAGTGTTGTATCTGCAACATTGGGCTCAGTTTTAGGAGCGATTATTTTGTATATGATTGGCCGATTACTGAATATGGAACGCTTAGAGCGTTTGTTTGATAGTAGACTTGGCAGGGCTTTACATTTAAAGAAAGAGGATGTTAGGAAAGCAGAAAGTTGGTTTGGCAAATATGACAAAAAGGCAATATTTTTCTGTAGATTTGTTCCCATTGCTAGAAGCCTAATATCAATACCAGCAGGGATGTCGAATATGAGTTTAAAACCATTCATATTCTTAACAAGTATTGGAACGTTCATTTGGAATGTGATGCTCATTTATCTAGGCAGGTTAGCAGGAGAAACCTGGGGAATAGTAGCTTCCTATATGGATTTTTATTCAATGTTTATTGTTGTAGTTTTAGGCTTAACTGCTTTAATATCCAGATATGAATTTATAAAGAAAAGATTTACAGTGAACGTGACCAATTTATAG
- a CDS encoding M20/M25/M40 family metallo-hydrolase, with the protein MKGNTKYIITFCIVLAIGVFLGFHTLSTPKVYTGSDESRFSAINAAKHLEVITREPHSIIDVEAHEKVYQYLYDELEKMGLNPVTSEYDVGRKSNTFPGYRIKNIHGRIEGKSDDAILLVAHYDSAYGWDYKNKSPQKGVSYGAGDDGYGVVTILETIRAIKARNIPLENDIQILFTDSEEADLDGAVNELEKNAEAFKNVKFVVNIEARGIKGPVIMFETGDKNSALIKYFIKNAKNPFAFSFATDIYRNMPNGSDFSVFLKHKFNGLNFAVVDSLDYYHTDQDSYENIDLNSMQHYGEQIFNIARSFAFTPKDKLLDFESTTNEIFFNISPSMVVRYSENTASVLLVVVVISFIALTILAYKKEKLKIGKIILNTITTSFAIIFLAILATLIPYILSKINGLKFNLIYLPHIPHANLIYLAVMVGAIFVFGFASNRFKGKDNSGVEFMLAGIALNLIMAIIASIYLEGAVYVFVLPVAFSILFCFVQLLAKHDILKFIAMMPSVFMIFVLYIPILYLLNCGLTIGSVGIGVLLNLFGWSLIFPAFIMGMKSSNMDKQILSKETM; encoded by the coding sequence ATGAAAGGTAATACAAAATATATTATAACATTCTGTATAGTTTTGGCTATTGGAGTTTTTCTGGGGTTCCATACCTTATCAACTCCTAAGGTATATACTGGTTCTGATGAAAGTAGATTTTCAGCTATAAATGCAGCAAAACATTTAGAAGTTATTACAAGGGAACCTCACTCAATTATTGATGTAGAAGCCCATGAGAAGGTATATCAATATCTGTATGATGAGCTGGAAAAAATGGGATTAAATCCTGTAACTTCAGAATATGACGTTGGAAGAAAGAGTAACACCTTTCCTGGTTATAGAATCAAAAACATTCATGGAAGAATAGAAGGTAAATCAGATGATGCAATTTTGTTGGTTGCTCACTATGATTCTGCCTATGGATGGGATTATAAAAATAAAAGTCCACAAAAAGGAGTGTCGTATGGTGCCGGAGATGATGGATATGGTGTTGTTACAATACTTGAAACAATTAGGGCTATAAAGGCTCGAAATATTCCACTAGAAAATGATATACAAATTTTATTTACTGATTCTGAAGAAGCAGATTTAGATGGAGCTGTAAATGAACTTGAAAAAAATGCTGAAGCGTTTAAAAATGTTAAATTTGTTGTCAATATTGAAGCCAGAGGTATCAAGGGACCTGTAATAATGTTTGAAACTGGGGATAAAAACTCTGCTTTAATAAAATATTTTATTAAAAATGCAAAAAATCCATTTGCTTTTTCTTTTGCCACTGACATCTATAGAAACATGCCAAATGGAAGCGATTTTTCAGTATTTCTTAAGCACAAATTCAATGGTTTAAACTTCGCTGTTGTTGATAGTCTTGACTATTATCATACGGATCAAGATAGTTATGAAAATATTGATTTAAATTCAATGCAGCATTATGGGGAGCAAATTTTTAACATTGCCAGAAGTTTCGCTTTCACCCCTAAGGACAAATTATTAGATTTTGAATCAACAACAAATGAAATATTTTTTAATATATCCCCAAGTATGGTTGTAAGATATAGTGAAAACACTGCAAGCGTACTACTTGTTGTTGTAGTAATCAGCTTTATAGCCCTAACAATTTTGGCATATAAAAAAGAAAAACTTAAGATTGGAAAAATCATTTTAAATACAATAACAACTTCCTTCGCAATAATATTTCTTGCTATATTGGCAACATTAATTCCTTATATTTTATCTAAGATTAACGGACTGAAATTCAATTTAATATACCTACCACACATTCCTCATGCTAATTTAATATACTTAGCAGTTATGGTGGGAGCGATATTTGTTTTTGGCTTTGCGAGTAATAGGTTCAAAGGAAAGGATAATAGTGGAGTGGAGTTTATGCTGGCAGGAATAGCTTTGAATCTAATTATGGCTATAATTGCAAGTATATACCTTGAAGGTGCGGTATATGTTTTCGTACTTCCCGTAGCATTTTCAATTCTATTTTGCTTTGTTCAGTTACTAGCAAAACATGATATTCTTAAGTTTATAGCAATGATGCCGAGTGTTTTTATGATATTTGTTTTATATATTCCAATTTTATATCTTCTAAACTGCGGTTTGACCATAGGTTCTGTTGGCATTGGTGTATTATTGAATCTATTTGGATGGTCATTAATATTCCCTGCTTTTATAATGGGAATGAAAAGTAGTAATATGGATAAGCAAATACTTTCAAAGGAAACAATGTAG
- a CDS encoding VOC family protein, with product MVTPYLVFSGNCKEVLAFYQEVFECKVPTSMPYGQYIPEGIKTPPVDLSTWVLHAEMQICGTNFWFADEIGGSDKGNIVRLTVTVPTNKQAQKIFYRLQESGEITLPPTETFYSTFHAALTDKYGVDWNIVAEEAPNHK from the coding sequence ATGGTTACACCATATCTTGTATTTAGTGGTAATTGCAAAGAAGTTTTAGCGTTTTATCAAGAGGTTTTTGAATGCAAGGTTCCAACGTCAATGCCATACGGTCAATACATTCCAGAGGGGATTAAGACGCCGCCAGTGGATTTAAGTACCTGGGTTTTACATGCTGAAATGCAAATCTGCGGAACAAATTTTTGGTTTGCAGATGAAATTGGGGGTTCAGATAAGGGGAATATAGTCAGATTAACTGTAACAGTACCTACGAATAAACAAGCACAGAAAATATTTTATCGACTGCAAGAAAGCGGCGAGATTACGCTTCCACCGACTGAAACATTTTACAGCACATTCCATGCAGCCTTAACTGATAAGTACGGCGTCGATTGGAACATCGTAGCAGAAGAAGCACCAAATCACAAATAG
- a CDS encoding AraC family transcriptional regulator, translating to MLNELNHVIDYIEDHLTDDLSLEVISEYAGVSDYHFRKIFFYVSGMTLSEYIKNRKLSEASMDLLHGEKVTDVALKYGYQSMDGFTRAFKKWSGFLPSDVTKKGISKSFPKLSFIITVKGGINMEFRIEDKPAFNLVGVSKRVPMQFEGVNSEIVKLAESITDEQKEEMHSLQNIEPYEIVNASYEADANFLKEEGDLTHLIGILTTENQVSGQLEKVPVEAYTWAIFPNEGAFPSTLQETMAKIYSEWLPSSNYEVINAPAFSFTKMDEHKKDYAYSEVWIPVRKK from the coding sequence ATGTTAAACGAATTAAATCATGTGATTGACTATATTGAAGATCATTTGACCGATGATCTATCTCTTGAAGTAATTTCTGAATATGCTGGGGTTTCTGACTATCACTTTAGAAAGATATTTTTTTATGTTTCAGGGATGACGCTTAGTGAATATATCAAAAACAGAAAATTGTCGGAAGCAAGTATGGATTTATTGCATGGAGAAAAAGTAACGGATGTTGCTTTGAAATATGGTTATCAGTCAATGGACGGCTTTACTCGAGCATTTAAAAAGTGGAGTGGGTTTTTACCCTCGGATGTAACAAAAAAAGGTATAAGTAAATCGTTTCCCAAACTTTCATTCATAATAACCGTCAAGGGAGGAATCAATATGGAATTTAGAATTGAAGACAAACCAGCGTTTAATTTAGTCGGTGTAAGTAAACGTGTCCCTATGCAATTTGAAGGTGTTAATAGCGAGATTGTAAAGCTTGCAGAAAGCATAACGGACGAACAAAAAGAAGAAATGCATTCTCTTCAAAATATAGAGCCTTATGAAATTGTCAATGCTTCTTATGAGGCCGACGCTAATTTCTTAAAAGAAGAAGGAGATTTAACTCATCTGATAGGTATTTTAACGACTGAAAATCAAGTAAGTGGTCAATTAGAAAAAGTGCCAGTCGAAGCCTATACTTGGGCAATATTTCCAAATGAAGGAGCGTTTCCTTCTACATTACAAGAAACAATGGCAAAAATATATTCAGAATGGCTTCCTTCTTCCAATTACGAAGTAATCAATGCCCCTGCTTTTTCCTTCACTAAAATGGATGAACATAAAAAAGATTACGCTTATAGTGAAGTTTGGATTCCTGTTCGGAAGAAATAG
- a CDS encoding CD3324 family protein — MKYRNASDILPDELLKEIQKYASGETLYIPSNIERKKWGHDTGARMFYKQRNEEIRNRFFNKTGIEELAEEYCLSPETVRKIVYK; from the coding sequence ATGAAATATAGAAATGCATCAGACATTCTACCGGATGAATTGCTCAAAGAGATACAGAAATATGCCTCGGGCGAGACTCTGTATATTCCAAGCAACATAGAACGCAAGAAGTGGGGGCATGATACTGGGGCAAGAATGTTTTACAAACAGCGCAATGAAGAAATTCGAAATAGATTTTTTAACAAAACAGGCATTGAAGAACTTGCTGAGGAATACTGTCTTTCACCGGAAACGGTCAGGAAGATAGTATACAAATAA
- a CDS encoding MerR family transcriptional regulator, which translates to MGNYRTSEVAKIIGVHPNTVISYEKLGYISTVARMQNRYRIYTEQHIEQIKMARLALKSESVKTYMRLKVRDILRTLAKGDLDKALLLSQNFLLKIQKEKDSEYKAIKEIKKVLKEYVEEKQNISLKRSKVAESVGVSIDVIINWERNGILSIPRNNKNNYRIYSENELVLLKIIKLLRDENYSTQCIRKMIVKIKFNDFEFLNKDDELLSSIEEKEKDLKNLISHINKLINER; encoded by the coding sequence ATGGGAAATTATAGAACATCAGAAGTGGCTAAAATCATAGGAGTACATCCTAATACTGTGATATCATATGAAAAGTTAGGTTATATAAGTACTGTTGCAAGAATGCAAAATAGATATAGAATTTATACAGAACAACATATTGAACAAATTAAGATGGCAAGATTAGCTTTAAAGAGTGAATCAGTCAAAACTTATATGAGGCTTAAAGTAAGAGATATTTTAAGAACACTTGCAAAGGGAGATTTAGACAAAGCCTTATTATTAAGTCAAAACTTTTTGTTGAAAATACAGAAGGAAAAAGATAGTGAATATAAAGCTATAAAAGAAATAAAAAAGGTTCTGAAGGAGTATGTGGAGGAGAAACAGAATATTTCTTTAAAAAGAAGTAAAGTTGCAGAATCGGTAGGTGTATCTATAGATGTAATTATTAATTGGGAAAGAAACGGAATATTAAGTATACCAAGAAACAATAAAAATAATTATCGTATTTATTCTGAAAATGAATTAGTTTTATTAAAGATTATTAAGCTTTTAAGAGATGAAAACTATAGTACACAATGTATAAGAAAGATGATTGTAAAAATAAAATTCAATGATTTTGAATTCCTAAATAAAGATGATGAGCTATTATCCTCCATAGAAGAAAAAGAAAAAGATTTGAAGAATTTAATTTCTCATATAAATAAATTAATCAATGAAAGATAA